The stretch of DNA TATCTACATGAACTTTAACCTGCTTTACAGTTTCAGGGTGACGCAGCACGAATATTGATCCCCCGGCCTGGGCAAAGGTAGTGGTGGTAAGAACTTCCCACAGGATAGCCCTGCGTTCTTGGGCACCCCACTCGGGAGATTCATCATCCGGACTCTTGGCTTCCTTGGCTTTCCAGGCTTCCTGGCCAACAAAGCAGATTACCGGCATGGCCAGCATTTTGTCGCCCATCAGTGCGCCCATGCGGGCTCTTTCCATGATGGAATAGGCGTATTCAATACCGTAACCCAGTGCACCCACCAGCGGGTCGATGGCGATGCGGTTGGTAGGCAGGTTCATTTCAGTCATTAAAATGTTGAGCTGTTTGGCCAGGTTGATGTCCAGCGGGCTGGAAGCAACCACGCTATGGCCGTTGACCATTGCGGTAGCCGTAATAGTTTTATAGTTTTTCTCAGTGGCGCAGCCAAGCAGGCAATTTTTACCGGCCAGGGCCTCGCCTACTTTTTCCAATACTTCGGCGTCTTTTTCTTCCACGCCACAGCCAATGATGATCAGGGGTACGTTAACAGCTTCAGCCACTGCTTTAGCTGTGGCAGCGCAATCTTCCGGAGAAGCATCTTTGAAATCGGGGTGTGCGCTCATTAAACGCAGGGCAACGGCGTCCGCACCGTATTCAACGTTCTTTTTAGCCCAGGCCACGGGATCAGCCAACACGCCTTCAAACGGTGCCTTTAAAATCTCCGGCCAATCCACCGGTTCCAGGTCCCAAACTTCCAGTGCTAAAACTACTTTATTGGGGACGTCCCCTTCAAAATGTAGGAAAGGCAGTGTGCTTTCCCCGCCGGCTTTAACAGAAGAGTCGGCGCCCAGCACCATTTCGCCCACTTTGCTAGTCCATTTTTCCTTAGCTATAGTAACAGCCATGGTTCCGCTCCTTTCTGCGTTAGAAAGCAATATATTGCGGTGTTACAGTATGGCGGCTTTTTTCAATATTTTATCAACCTCAGCCACCACAGGTGAATCATCGGGCAAATCGATCAGCGGTTTACTTAATAAGTCAAATTCCATGACCTGCTCATCCAGCGGCATGGTACCGATTAACTCCAAACCGGTTTTATCTATTTCAGCTTTAAGCGCATCAAAATTACTTACATTTACCCGTGATACCACCAAGTACATTTGTTTTATGTCCAGCTTTAAATTTTCCACCAGTTCCTTGACCCTGCCTGCGGACCGGATACCCCGGGCGGAAGAATCACTGGTAATGAACAAAACATCAATGTTCTGTGTGGTGCGCCGGCTTAAATGCTCCATACCGGCCTCGTTGTCCATCACCATATAAGGATAATTTTTACTCAATTCAGCTACAAATCCGCGCAGCAGGTTGTTGGCGTAACAATAACAACCTGCTCCTTCCGGGCCGCCCATAACCAGTAAGTCCACGTTATCACCTTCGGAAAGGGATTGATGTACTTTATATTCCACGAACTGGTCTTTGGTCATGCCCGCCGGTAATGGTTCAAGGTTATTATTGATTCGTACGAGAATGTCAGCAATGGAACCTTCTATTTCCATGCCCAGCGCCTCATTTAAATTGGCATTGGCATCAGCGTCCACTGCAAATATCGGCTTTTTGCCGGCTTTAATTAACTGCCCGATAATTAAAGAGCATAATGTGGTTTTACCTGTACCACCTTTGCCAGCCACTGCTATGTTAAATGACATATATATTCATCCTCCTTTATTGGTATATCAGTTATTATAACCCATTACAGGATGATCATGGCCACATTGCTCAAAAAACGTTAACTGGCAGCGGTTAATTAGGCGCCCCAGCGCTGCTTGATGAACGAAGGAATACCTGCGGATTCCCGCGGGCCAACCAGTACTTCCCAACCGCTCAGCTCCTGCAATTTGCCGCTTAACACAGCTACACCACCGGGAATGATCATCTTTTTGTGGTTGACTTTATCGGCAATGCCGCAGCTGTTTAACATTTCAGTGATTTTCTCAGGTGTAAATTTGCCTGCGGCCCAGCCGGTTAATACCGAAATACCATCAGTGTCGACAGGCATAATATAAGCAGAAATACGACCGGCTTCTACATCACCCTGTACGCAGAAGTAAGTCAGTGAGAAGTTGGTGGTCACAAATACCGGAGCATCCGGACCGGGGGTGCCTATTTCATAAAGTTTGGATTCCACAGCAATCGGTTTTTGCGGGTCGGTGTAAATGTTCAGGCGCAGGGTGATCAGCGGAAGCACGTCGGCGGGATCTGCAGTGTTTAGCACTACAATGCCGGCATACTTGGCGATGTAAACGCCCGCGTCAACAATGGCCTGGATAGGATCTTCATTATCCGCAAATGCAATGGTGGGATAACCAAACGGACGGAATTTTTTCAAAGCCTGGCGGCGAATCTGGGTTTGGTCGGCCAGCACATTATTTACTTCCCGGGCGCCGGAATCAAGGATTAGTTTCTTATAACCGGCTTTTTCAACCAATGCGG from Desulfoscipio gibsoniae DSM 7213 encodes:
- a CDS encoding acetyl-CoA decarbonylase/synthase complex subunit delta, which translates into the protein MAVTIAKEKWTSKVGEMVLGADSSVKAGGESTLPFLHFEGDVPNKVVLALEVWDLEPVDWPEILKAPFEGVLADPVAWAKKNVEYGADAVALRLMSAHPDFKDASPEDCAATAKAVAEAVNVPLIIIGCGVEEKDAEVLEKVGEALAGKNCLLGCATEKNYKTITATAMVNGHSVVASSPLDINLAKQLNILMTEMNLPTNRIAIDPLVGALGYGIEYAYSIMERARMGALMGDKMLAMPVICFVGQEAWKAKEAKSPDDESPEWGAQERRAILWEVLTTTTFAQAGGSIFVLRHPETVKQVKVHVDKMMESNAY
- the acsC gene encoding acetyl-CoA decarbonylase/synthase complex subunit gamma, translated to MGLTGLEIFKQLPKTNCKDCGQPTCLAFAMQLASGKASLDQCPHVSDAAKEALDSASAPPVALVTIGKGDKELQLGNETVLFRHDKRFEHPTGIAIKVNDTDDDITAKVQAINKLVFDRVGQIHKVNLVAVNNASGDAAKFTEAVKTVQDSSDFALVLISEDAAAMEKALEVAGANAPLICGANAANFDAMLALAKKYDAPLVVKGADLNELAALVEKAGYKKLILDSGAREVNNVLADQTQIRRQALKKFRPFGYPTIAFADNEDPIQAIVDAGVYIAKYAGIVVLNTADPADVLPLITLRLNIYTDPQKPIAVESKLYEIGTPGPDAPVFVTTNFSLTYFCVQGDVEAGRISAYIMPVDTDGISVLTGWAAGKFTPEKITEMLNSCGIADKVNHKKMIIPGGVAVLSGKLQELSGWEVLVGPRESAGIPSFIKQRWGA
- a CDS encoding AAA family ATPase, with the protein product MSFNIAVAGKGGTGKTTLCSLIIGQLIKAGKKPIFAVDADANANLNEALGMEIEGSIADILVRINNNLEPLPAGMTKDQFVEYKVHQSLSEGDNVDLLVMGGPEGAGCYCYANNLLRGFVAELSKNYPYMVMDNEAGMEHLSRRTTQNIDVLFITSDSSARGIRSAGRVKELVENLKLDIKQMYLVVSRVNVSNFDALKAEIDKTGLELIGTMPLDEQVMEFDLLSKPLIDLPDDSPVVAEVDKILKKAAIL